A window from Fragaria vesca subsp. vesca linkage group LG5, FraVesHawaii_1.0, whole genome shotgun sequence encodes these proteins:
- the LOC101300253 gene encoding uncharacterized protein LOC101300253 produces MSPSHLKWYAWCCILVGHVCISALSLTSGQHRSSGTVSEDWMKGLGSHISDSSESSTSTYVATMLSSPLNKPVSCEDLEGVGSFNTTCLLNSNLSFYSDLHICGTGNLEILPHVSLICPLEGCMITFNMSGNVKIGQFAAIVAGSVVFAAANLTMEYNSSINTTSLGGPPPSQTSGTPVGYEGGGGGHGGRGASCLKNNQTSFWGGDVYTWSKLSEPWSYGSKGAGTSTKHPFGGNGGGRIKLQVKDMLYLNGSITAEGGDGGTTGGGGSGGSIFIHAVKLKGYGTISAAGGRGWGGGGGGRISLDCYSIQEDVKVTVHGGLSIGCPGNSGAAGTYFNADLLSLRVGNDNITTETETPLLDFSTTPLWSHVFVENSAKVLVPLLWTRVQVRGQVSLYRGGSIIFGLSEFPVSEFELVAEELLMSDSIIKVFGAFRVAVKMLLMWNSKIEINGGGNTIVTSSVLEVRNLIEMRHKSVISSNKNLGVYGQGLLKLTGHGDTIKAQRLSLSLFYNVTVGAGSLLQAPTDDDASRKVVTKSLCDSKTCPLDLITPPDDCHVNYTLSFSLQICRVEDLLVHGVVKGSIVHIHRARTIIIATDGRITASELGCSKGIGKGNYLNGAGSGAGHGGRGGSGYFNGRVSNGGNEYGDANFPCELGSGAEDANHSYGNVVGGGMIVMGSIQWPLLRLDVYGSLSADGQSFDKAARNDNGTLVGGLGGGSGGTILLFLQELRLLAQNSSLSVVGGKGGPRGGGGGGGGRVHFHWSKIDFRDEYTPFASISGFINRSGGDGDDGGRHGYDGTITGKKCPKGLYGTFCKECPVGTYKNVDGSDARLCTPCSVDLLPQRAEFIYVRGGVTDPSCPYKCISEKYGMPNCYTPLEELLYTFGGPWPFAILLSCILVLLGLLLSTLRIKLVGSCSPDRAGSVEDHNHHHRFPSLLSLSEVRGTRVEETQSHVHRMYFMGPNTFREPWHLPYSPPDAIIEIVYEDAFNRFIDEINSVAAYDWWEGSVHSILSILAYPCSWSWKEWRQRNKVHRLQEYVKSEYDHSCLRSCRSRALYKGMKVGATPDLMVAYIDFFLGGDEKRLELVSIIQKRFPMCIIFGGDGSYMSPYNLHSDSLLTNLLGQHVPETVWNHLVSGLNAQLRMVKHGCIRTHLIPVINWINSHANPQLVFHGVKIELLWFQATASGYYQLGILVIVGDYPLQSVHQSNTWYRSNNELPRSNSACASKCLKQMQQSWPYVGHALSIKRITGGINGGLINVTTLRSMEYKKDFLFPLSLLLNNTRPIGRQDTLLLLISVMLLADLSVTLLMLLQYYWISLGAFLAVLLILPLSLLSPFLAGLSALFSKENRRASLARVYALWNATSLSNIVVAFICGIFHYSFSFFQPPAQSNTWNIRREDDKWWLLPTVLLLFKLIQARFVDWHIANLEIPDFSLFCPDPDAFWALEAGT; encoded by the exons ATGTCTCCGTCACACTTGAAATGGTATGCTTGGTGTTGTATTCTGGTGGGGCATGTTTGCATTTCTGCCCTGTCTCTTACTTCAGGGCAGCACAGAAGTTCAGGCACTGTGTCAGAAGACTGGATGAAAGGTTTGGGGTCACATATAAGTGATAGCTCTGAAAGCAGCACCTCGACTTATGTTGCAACAATGTTATCATCTCCATTAAATAAACCAGTATCTTGTGAGGACCTGGAAGGTGTTGGATCATTCAATACCACATGCTTGTTAAACTCAAACTTGTCTTTCTATTCTGATCTTCACATATGTGGTACTGGAAACCTGGAGATACTCCCTCATGTATCACTTATTTGTCCACTTGAAGGCTGCATGATTACCTTTAACATGTCTGGAAATGTTAAAATTGGTCAATTTGCGGCTATTGTTGCTGGTTCTGTGGTTTTTGCGGCTGCCAATCTGACTATGGAGTATAATTCTTCTATAAATACAACATCTTTGGGTGGACCACCGCCTTCTCAAACTAGTGGAACTCCAGTGGGCTATGAGGGAGGTGGTGGAGGGCATGGTGGCCGAGGTGCTTCTTGCTTGAAAAATAATCAGACAAGCTTTTGGGGTGGTGATGTTTATACTTGGTCAAAATTGTCCGAGCCATGGAGCTATGGGAGCAAGGGTGCAGGCACATCTACCAAACATCCATTTGGAGGTAATGGTGGAGGACGTATCAAGCTTCAAGTGAAGGATATGTTATATCTAAATGGATCTATAACTGCAGAAGGAGGGGACGGCGGGACAACTGGTGGAGGAGGATCTGGTGGAAGTATTTTTATACATGCTGTCAAGTT GAAGGGATATGGTACAATAAGTGCTGCTGGTGGAAGAGGATGGGGTGGAGGTGGTGGTGGAAGGATATCACTTGATTGTTACAGCATACAAGAAGATGTAAAAGTCACTGTTCATG GTGGTTTGAGTATTGGCTGTCCTGGGAATTCGGGAGCAGCTGGCACATACTTTAATGCGGATCTGCTTAGTTTAAGAGTTGGAAATGACAATATCACAACAGAAACTGAAACCCCTTTGCTTGATTTTTCTACCACCCCGCTTTGGTCACATGTTTTTGTGGAGAATAGTGCAAAAGTGTTAGTTCCACTGCTGTGGACCAGAGTTCAG GTGAGAGGCCAAGTTAGTTTATACCGTGGAGGCAGCATCATCTTTGGACTGTCTGAGTTTCCAGTCTCTGAATTCGAACTTGTTGCTGAAGAGCTTTTGATGAGTGATTCCATCATAAAG GTTTTTGGTGCGTTTAGAGTTGCTGTCAAGATGCTACTCATGTGGAACTCCAAAATTGAAATAAATGGCGGTGGAAATACCATTGTTACTTCTTCAGTTCTTGAAGTTAGGAATCTCATTGAAATGAGG CATAAGTCTGTCATTAGCTCAAATAAAAACTTAGGTGTTTATGGTCAAGGACTACTGAAGTTGACTGGTCATGGTGATACAATAAAAGCCCAGCGTCTTTCCTTGTCTCTCTTTTATAATGTAACA GTTGGTGCTGGTTCTCTACTCCAGGCTCCTACGGATGATGATGCAAGCCGAAAAGT GGTAACAAAATCCCTATGCGATAGTAAGACATGCCCATTGGATTTGATTACCCCACCAGATGATTGCCATGTCAATTACACACTTTCCTTTTCCCTTCAA ATTTGTCGCGTAGAGGATCTTCTTGTTCATGGCGTTGTCAAGGGAAGTATTGTTCACATCCACAGGGCTAGGACTATTATCATTGCTACTGATGGCCGGATCACTGCATCTGAACTAG GTTGCAGTAAGGGTATTGGAAAGGGAAACTATTTAAATGGAGCTGGTAGTGGTGCTGGACATGGAGGAAGAGGGGGCTCGGGTTACTTTAATGGTAGGGTCAGCAATGGCGGTAATGAATACGGTGATGCTAATTTCCCATGTGAATTAGGGAGTGGAGCTGAGGATGCCAATCATTCATATGGAAATGTGGTTGGAGGGGGAATGATAG TGATGGGATCCATCCAGTGGCCACTTTTAAGACTTGATGTCTATGGATCTTTGAGTGCTGATGGTCAAAGCTTTGATAAAGCAGCTAGAAACGATAATGGTACTTTAGTTGGCGGGCTTGGTGGAGGTTCAGGTGGGACAATCCTTCTTTTCCTTCAGGAGCTGAGATTACTTGCACAGAATTCATCGTTGTCTGTAGTGGGAGGCAAAGGTGGTCCACGAGGTGGAGGTGGGGGTGGCGGTGGAAGAGTTCATTTTCATTGGTCTAAGATAGATTTCAGGGATGAATATACTCCATTTGCAAGTATAAGTGGCTTCATTAACAGAAG TGGAGGTGATGGAGATGATGGAGGTCGTCATGGGTATGATGGAACTATTACTGGGAAGAAATGCCCTAAGGGCCTTTATGGCACCTTCTGCAAG GAATGCCCTGTTGGCACATATAAGAATGTTGATGGCTCTGATGCTCGTCTTTGTACTCCTTGTTCTGTTGACCTTCTTCCACAACGTGCTGAATTCATTTATGTGCGAG GAGGGGTGACTGATCCATCATGTCCCTATAAATGCATATCTGAAAAATATGGGATGCCGAATTGCTATACTCCTCTTGAGGAGCTTTTGTATACCTTTGGGGGGCCCTGGCCTTTTGCAATTTTATTGTCTTGCATTTTGGTGCTTCTGGGTCTATTACTAAGTACTTTGAGAATCAAACTTGTTGGGTCATGTTCTCCCGATAGAGCAGGTTCAGTTGAAGACCATAATCATCATCATCGTTTTCCCTCCCTTCTATCCTTATCTGAG GTGCGAGGAACCCGAGTTGAAGAAACTCAAAGCCATGTTCATCGCATGTACTTCATGGGTCCTAATACATTCAGAGAACCTTGGCATCTTCCTTATTCTCCTCCAGATGCAATCATTGAAATTGT GTACGAAGATGCATTTAACAGGTTCATTGATGAGATCAATTCTGTTGCTGCTTATGACTGGTGGGAAGGGTCTGTTCATAGTATACTTTCAATTCTTGCATATCCTTGTTCTTGGTCCTGGAAAGAGTGGCGGCAAAGAAATAAAGTTCATCGCCTTCAGGAATATGTAAAGTCTGAATATGACCATTCATGTCTCCGCTCTTGCAGATCTCGAGCCTTGTACAAAGGGATGAAG GTTGGAGCAACACCAGACTTGATGGTGGCATATATTGATTTTTTCCTTGGTGGTGATGAGAAGCGTCTGGAATTGGTGTCAATCATCCAGAAGAGGTTCCCCATGTGCATAATCTTTGGTGGTGATGGCAGCTATATGTCACCTTATAATCTTCACAGTGATTCATTGTTGACCAATCTCCTTGGCCAG CATGTCCCAGAAACCGTTTGGAATCATTTGGTATCTGGTTTGAATGCTCAATTGAGGATGGTGAAGCATGGATGTATTCGTACTCACCTAATTCCTGTTATTAATTGGATAAACAGCCACGCAAACCCTCAACTTGTGTTCCATGGGGTTAAAATTGAGCTTTTATGGTTTCAAGCAACAGCTTCTGGTTATTATCAGCTGGGTATATTGGTAATAGTTGGGGATTATCCTCTTCAAAGTGTGCACCAGTCGAATACGTGGTATAGAAGTAATAATGAGCTGCCAAG GTCGAATTCTGCATGTGCAAGTAAATGTCTAAAGCAAATGCAGCAAAGTTGGCCGTATGTAGGTCATGCATTGTCAATTAAAAGGATAACCGGAGGAATAAATGGGGGCCTTATAAATGTGACTACCTTAAGATCTATGGAGTATAAAAAGGACTTCCTCTTTCCACTTTCTCTTCTACTGAACAATACAAGACCTATTGGCCGTCAG GACACCCTGCTGCTGCTGATAAGTGTCATGCTTTTAGCAGACCTATCTGTCACCCTTCTCATGTTGCTTCAATACTATTGGATTTCTCTTGGGGCTTTTCTTGCTGTCTTGCTTATACTTCCTCTGTCCCTACTTTCTCCCTTCCTTGCCGGATTGAGTGCCTTATTCAGTAAGGAAAATAGAAGAGCTTCACTTGCTCGGGTATATGCATTGTGGAATGCAACATCCCTATCTAACATC GTGGTTGCATTCATATGTGGCATTTTCCATTATAGCTTTTCCTTTTTCCAGCCACCTGCCCAGTCAAATACATGGAACATTAGGAG GGAGGACGATAAATGGTGGCTTTTGCCAACTGTTCTTCTGCTGTTCAAGTTAATACAAGCCCGTTTTGTAGACTGGCACATAGCGAATCTAGAAATTCCAGATTTTTCTCTATTCTGCCCAGATCCAGATGCCTTTTGGGCACTTGAGGCTGGCACATAA
- the LOC101300538 gene encoding uncharacterized protein LOC101300538 has product MWSNPSLSHVILSMLLTPPKTLRGLNKPKCKVCGNVARSRCPFESCKSCCSRAQNPCYIHVLKANSTITDKAPASSSPQFDHQSTEASPSGNSHRVASLRQLSNNFAHFNTVHFRITTQKPLTRKDAVAINEWRFAKVKEFRDRNIEVENEAFDRYMQNISLLEEVFSVNSNEEESIADGSFISNYDMTTTEGDNGDMVSGLKLKLRSNPMRTSNFRKRIQQIVDHGLKKLKTCEPADGDKEPSDQTELDKGTRTGEKWWAERASALSDLIDKLNKARNEEDLQSCMEMKTQLFSELKSLSSSELEDTETMEKQTTKNNLETRKESQYLFPHLVSTTAIDQETLNSVNAHFSSLEQIEGL; this is encoded by the exons ATGTGGTCAAATCCAAGTCTATCACATGTCATTTT ATCGATGCTCCTCACGCCGCC CAAGACGCTCCGCGGCCTCAACAAGCCCAAGTGCAAGGTCTGCGGCAATGTCGCTCGCTCCAG GTGTCCTTTTGAGTCTTGCAAGAGTTGCTGCTCAAGAGCTCAAAATCCATGTTACATTCATG TTTTGAAAGCAAATTCAACTATTACAGACAAGGCACCAGCCTCAAGCAGTCCTCAGTTTGACCATCAGTCTACTGAGGCATCACCATCAGG GAACTCGCATAGAGTTGCTTCACTCCGACAACTTTCGAACAATTTTGCGCATTTCAACACTGTGCATTTTAGAATTACCACACAGAAGCCGCTGACCAGAAAG GATGCTGTTGCTATTAATGAATGGAGGTTTGCCAAGGTAAAGGAATTCAGGGACAGAAACATTGAAGTGGAAAATGAAGCTTTTGATCGATACATGCAGAACATCAGCTTATTAGAGGAGGTGTTTTCTGTGAACTCTAACGAGGAAGAGTCCATTGCGGATGGATCATTCATATCAAACTATGACATGACTACAACAGAAGGTGACAATGGAGATATGGTCTCAGGGTTGAAGTTAAAGTTGAGATCAAATCCAATGAGAACCAGTAATTTCAGAAAGAGGATACAGCAAATTGTTGATCATGGATTAAAGAAGCTGAAAACATGTGAACCTGCTGATGGAGACAAGGAACCGAGTGACCAAACTGAATTGGATAAGGGGACTAGAACAGGAGAAAAATGGTGGGCTGAAAGGGCTTCAGCTTTAAGTGATCTCATTGATAAATTGAACAAAGCCCGCAATGAAGAGGATCTACAGTCTTGCATGGAGATGAAGACTCAGCTCTTCAGTGAACTGAAATCTTTGAGCAGCTCAGAATTGGAAGACACGGAGACCATGGAGAAACAGACTACGAAGAATAATTTGGAAACCAGGAAAGAGTCGCAATATTTATTTCCTCACTTGGTTAGTACCACTGCCATTGATCAAGAAACTCTCAATAGCGTTAATGCACACTTCTCTTCCCTTGAGCAGATAGAAGGTTTATGA
- the LOC101293499 gene encoding ATP synthase subunit delta', mitochondrial-like — MLRQVSRLLRRAFLLRPRPFCTEVPAPIAPTNPALAEAWKKVMPNMDPPRTPSTYMEPRPPVPSSLPSKMTVNFVLPYSSELSGKEVDMVMIPTTTGQMGVLPGHVATIAELKPGVLSVYDGSDVKKYFISSGFAFIHANSVADIIAVEAVPIEQIDASLVQKGLADFTQKLSSATTELEKAEVQIGIDVHSALYSAITG, encoded by the exons ATGTTGCGGCAAGTCTCACGTCTCTTACGTCGAGCCTTTTTGCTGCGGCCACGACCCTTCTGCACAGAGGTCCCAGCCCCCATTGCACCAACAAACCCAGCCTTGGCAGAGGCATGGAAGAAAGTGATGCCCAACATGGATCCACCCAGGACTCCATCAACCTACATGGAGCCTCGGCCTCCTGTCCCTTCTTCCCTCCCTTCCAAAATGACAGTCAACTTCGTCCTCCCTTATTCGTCTGAGCTCTCTGGCAAAGAG GTCGACATGGTCATGATACCAACAACAACAGGACAGATGGGTGTTTTGCCTGGCCATGTTGCAACCATTGCGGAGCTAAAGCCTGGAGTTCTATCAGTGTACGATGGGAGTGATGTGAAAAAGTATTTTATCAGCAGTGGCTTTGCTTTTATTCATGCAAATTCTGTTGCCGATATAATCGCCGTGGAAGCTGTGCCAATTGAGCAAATTGACGCGAGCTTGGTACAGAAGGGGCTTGCAGATTTCACTCAGAAACTCAGTTCAGCTACAACCGAGTTGGAGAAAGCCGAAGTGCAAATAGGCATCGATGTTCATAGTGCTCTTTACTCTGCTATCACTGGCTAA